From the Deinococcota bacterium genome, one window contains:
- a CDS encoding NADH-quinone oxidoreductase subunit A, giving the protein MQPYALELTGALYIALFTLVGVLIVFVTLGISRLIAPRNLTPGKLAIYECGETPIGGTDVQFNVNYYLFAIMFVIFDVEVAFFFPWAVAFGALGWYGVVGVLLFLLVLLDGLVYAWQRGVLKWVY; this is encoded by the coding sequence GTGCAGCCTTATGCGCTCGAACTAACGGGAGCTCTCTATATCGCCCTTTTCACCCTCGTCGGGGTGCTCATCGTCTTTGTTACCCTGGGGATCTCGAGGCTGATCGCCCCGCGCAATCTGACGCCGGGCAAGCTGGCCATCTATGAATGCGGCGAGACGCCCATAGGCGGCACCGACGTGCAGTTCAACGTCAACTACTATCTCTTCGCTATCATGTTCGTCATCTTCGACGTCGAGGTGGCCTTCTTCTTTCCCTGGGCGGTAGCCTTCGGTGCGCTCGGCTGGTACGGCGTCGTCGGGGTGCTGCTGTTCTTGCTGGTGCTCCTCGATGGCCTCGTCTACGCCTGGCAAAGGGGGGTCCTCAAGTGGGTCTACTAG